One Dreissena polymorpha isolate Duluth1 chromosome 9, UMN_Dpol_1.0, whole genome shotgun sequence genomic window carries:
- the LOC127843799 gene encoding GTP-binding protein Di-Ras2-like isoform X1, protein MTSDIALKVDHKRSFSLMGKPKEAQPKDRSVRLRVMPEQSNDYRVVVFGAGGVGKSSLVLRFVRGTFRDSYIPTIEDTYRQVISCNKQVCTLQITDTTGSHQFPAMQRLSISKGHAFILVYSITSRQSLEELKPIFEEIREIKGTDIDGIPIMLVGNKCDEFAREVGTPEGAAVAKHWKCGHLETSAKTNYNVKELFQELLQLEKRRTMSLQLETKKTRSQKRKEKLKGKCSIM, encoded by the exons ATGACTTCGGATATAGCTCTTAAAGTGGACCATAAGAGGTCGTTTTCTTTAATGGGCAAGCCTAAAGAG GCTCAGCCCAAGGACCGATCCGTCCGTCTGCGTGTAATGCCGGAACAGAGCAACGACTACCGCGTGGTTGTGTTCGGCGCGGGAGGTGTCGGGAAGAGCAGTCTCGTTCTGAGATTCGTGCGCGGGACATTCCGGGACTCGTACATCCCCACCATCGAGGACACGTATCGGCAAGTGATCAGCTGCAATAAACAGGTGTGCACTTTACAGATCACAGACACGACCGGAAGTCATCAGTTTCCGGCCATGCAAAGACTGTCTATATCAAAAGGTCACGCGTTTATCCTCGTATATTCTATAACAAGTCGACAGTCTCTAGAAGAGCTTAAACCGATCTTTGAGGAGATTCGAGAAATCAAAGGAACGGACATTGATGGAATCCCAATTATGTTAGTTGGAAACAAATGTGACGAATTCGCGAGGGAGGTGGGGACGCCGGAAGGGGCGGCTGTAGCGAAACACTGGAAGTGCGGGCATCTCGAAACGTCTGCGAAAACGAACTACAACGTTAAAGAACTGTTCCAGGAATTATTACAGTTGGAAAAACGGCGGACAATGAGTTTGCAGTTGGAAACAAAAAAGACGCGCTCGCAGAAACGGAAGGAAAAGTTAAAGGGAAAATGTTCAATAATGTGA
- the LOC127843799 gene encoding GTP-binding protein Di-Ras2-like isoform X2 — MPEQSNDYRVVVFGAGGVGKSSLVLRFVRGTFRDSYIPTIEDTYRQVISCNKQVCTLQITDTTGSHQFPAMQRLSISKGHAFILVYSITSRQSLEELKPIFEEIREIKGTDIDGIPIMLVGNKCDEFAREVGTPEGAAVAKHWKCGHLETSAKTNYNVKELFQELLQLEKRRTMSLQLETKKTRSQKRKEKLKGKCSIM, encoded by the coding sequence ATGCCGGAACAGAGCAACGACTACCGCGTGGTTGTGTTCGGCGCGGGAGGTGTCGGGAAGAGCAGTCTCGTTCTGAGATTCGTGCGCGGGACATTCCGGGACTCGTACATCCCCACCATCGAGGACACGTATCGGCAAGTGATCAGCTGCAATAAACAGGTGTGCACTTTACAGATCACAGACACGACCGGAAGTCATCAGTTTCCGGCCATGCAAAGACTGTCTATATCAAAAGGTCACGCGTTTATCCTCGTATATTCTATAACAAGTCGACAGTCTCTAGAAGAGCTTAAACCGATCTTTGAGGAGATTCGAGAAATCAAAGGAACGGACATTGATGGAATCCCAATTATGTTAGTTGGAAACAAATGTGACGAATTCGCGAGGGAGGTGGGGACGCCGGAAGGGGCGGCTGTAGCGAAACACTGGAAGTGCGGGCATCTCGAAACGTCTGCGAAAACGAACTACAACGTTAAAGAACTGTTCCAGGAATTATTACAGTTGGAAAAACGGCGGACAATGAGTTTGCAGTTGGAAACAAAAAAGACGCGCTCGCAGAAACGGAAGGAAAAGTTAAAGGGAAAATGTTCAATAATGTGA